Part of the Athalia rosae chromosome 2, iyAthRosa1.1, whole genome shotgun sequence genome, accaAGTTTGTTATATTCGTAATTTTACTATTCAATAACTATTTAGCTCACCCTTTCCTTTTGCCATTATATTAGTATTAACGAACTTTAGCTCTTAGTTCTTCGTATGAAAATACAGCTGCAATatcatttcttctttcgacaaaaatttgacGTTTTCGTGTACAGTAACATATTGAATTTTGGATGTAGATAGCTTTTGTTTACCAATTAATGGCGATTATCAGACGACCCTATCTTAAAatcataatttaaaaattctcattaATCGAATGGAATCGATCTTCAAACTCGAACTTATTCAAACTCAGCGCgggaaaaatacaaatatattccAATGATAATCGAGTTTGTATGCTTTATTTATGGCCTCGGTTGCGGTATAGTTAAATCATGATTGTTACTTTGCAGGCCTATACTCAAAATAAAAAGGCGTATTCTTTATGCTTATTAAGGACGCATGAACGCCTTTCTGCTTTTAAACATGCTATTTGCTGAAGGCTAGGCGATAAACAACCTATACTCACATATTATGCATATCACCGATATGCGATAAGAAATACCGCAGGTATAATCTGTATTATAGCCGCTTTTGAGAATTACGATTTGACAAGTCAGAAGAAACTGCaaacttcaaaattttcacttttttcaaaggTGAGGGTACTGAGTCTGATCTTACTTAAAAGCGTCAtacaatatttctttttattttatttataaaaaatattttatttttcaataataaatatacatatataatgacACACTTTAATATAAATTGTGACAAAATTGAGGATCATGCGATAAGGTGTAATTCTCCTTAGGGtaggtaattaattaattaattaattacttcAAATTAGTAAGACCGTTAGAGTTGAGCTGCTGGAGCAGATTGTACTGCGGTAGGTGCAGGCTTTGCAGAACCCATGCTGAACGCtgctataaatatatttatcaccGTGATTAGAAATACCGCAGACATAACATATTTGTTAACCCTTGCGGCAGCGGCCTTATCCTTTCCCTTGGAATCGTAACGACCCTTGAATATCAAGCCAACGCCAACTCCGACCTGttgtaaaaaaagtaaataaaattgacgcaATTCGTGGATGATATTACACCATGTTTATTCCAGTGAAATGAAACACGGATATGATTAACTATGGGATTATAGTAATTTCCTTTCATGAAATGAACGGAGATTCcattgttcaataattttgacGCTTTAATTTCTGAATCACGTTTCCGAGTTATAATTGTGAAATTTACCTGTAAGCCGAGACTGATGAGAATCAGTGCAAAAATGAAGTAGAAGCTAATCAAGGAGCTGTCCTGATATTCCACGAGATTTTTAAGTTGATTTGCGTTAGACGTTAACAGAGCTATGTCCATCATCCCTTGCGCAGCGGTTTTCTTTGCTGCATATGACGCTGGTTTGCTATTACCCGATCGGTTTTTGGCGTCTGGATCGTCACTGAGGATCTTTTTTATTGAGATTTTCGACACCTTGTTAACTTCGTCCGGATTCACGAATCCCTCTCTATTTCTCATTTCCATCTCTTTTTCTGATACGGGAATATGCACTTCGCTAACTGCTGTCGCCGAAGGGTTACTAAGAGTATTTAATCTTCTGTTGTCACTGATTTCATTGGTGAAAATCGTGCTCGTGTTGTCATTCATGTCGCCACGATTTCCGTTGGTTGTATCCGGCGGATTCATCCGTATTTCAtccaagagaaaaaataatctcaagTTGCAGGTCGTAGAAATGCCAAAAAAGCTGACCTATAACGCAATTGAACTTTCTTTCGTTGTTTCAGTAAGTTGTGTAAATTATTGTAAGGCGTTCGTTGTCGGTCGTAAACTGAATGCAGGGTAGGAAGTTTTCTGGATTTATAATAAATCGCTGTACAAAGCAAAAACTTTTCAGTTTGCTTGTATTAAGTCTGAGGCTtgaaataacaatgataaaaaaataatgataaaaaaaaccgcaaGCTACGTTATGTGTGCGAAAGGAAATCCCTAAGGCTCTACTGGGCATATAACTGCAGAAGACGTAATAAGGGGCAAAAATTCTGGGATTTTATGTTCTGCTTTCCAATAGAGGACAGCAATTGCGATGACGATTGATGCAATGACTACTACTTTTTTTGTACCCTGTGAATCAAAGAGGATAAGATGGTACTTGAGTAATTGTTATCACAATTATCATCATCTAGGGTCACTAAACCTATGGCATTGACCAGCAGATGAAAGGAGTCATAATTGCGGGAGTTGGTCTCGATCAGATTTACAAGAGAATTAACAGTCATAAAAATTTGGCGGACTTCCGATAGACTTCCCATGTATATTTTCCTTATATCTGATCACGTGAAAGCCAGGAAATAACGTGGTACGTCATTGCGTCAATCATATTTCAATTGACATTACTTGGATTACTTCAAATAAATTTACGTACTTCGAAATGCGGCATTTCGACAGCTTGAATCCAGTTTTCACAATAATCTATTCGAAATTGATTCAAAATGAATCAAGCGCTTCAGATATCTTTttagaaagaattttttgcggCGCGATgcttattcaaatttcaaattcaattcgaCCGCCATTAACCCTTTGTTCCAATTGTTGCCGACTGTTGGACGTTTCAAACTTTCAAAAGGTTTCAAACACTGCCATCTATGAGGCATCGCGGTCGTAAAGTTACTCGTGGTGTGATTGGGTTGAAGACAGTTGAAGATCATTGGTGAAGGATAGAAAAACGGCTGACATAACCTTTTATATTCGACGCTAGACGAGCGTGTATGAACGGTTCGATTGCTTGGtgtgaatttttaaagtaaGTTTTAACTTTGAgccggaaaaataattattcaacccTTTGTTGGT contains:
- the LOC105688273 gene encoding ninjurin-1-like, with protein sequence MNPPDTTNGNRGDMNDNTSTIFTNEISDNRRLNTLSNPSATAVSEVHIPVSEKEMEMRNREGFVNPDEVNKVSKISIKKILSDDPDAKNRSGNSKPASYAAKKTAAQGMMDIALLTSNANQLKNLVEYQDSSLISFYFIFALILISLGLQVGVGVGLIFKGRYDSKGKDKAAAARVNKYVMSAVFLITVINIFIAAFSMGSAKPAPTAVQSAPAAQL